The Dyadobacter sp. 676 DNA window TTCAAAATTCGATCATTCAATCATTGAAATACTCAAAGAGCTTGTTGGTGACTATTGGCCGGGTGTTCACCTCTTCCCATCCCGAACAGAGAAGTTAAGCCCCGTACCGCCGATGATACTTGGTTCAAACCTGGTAAAGTAGGTAGTCGCCACAATTATTTACAAAAGCCTCACAGAAGTGAGGCTTTTTGCATTGTATGCATTTGATTACCTCAGACCCTCCCCAATACAGAACGTAAGCCGGAGCGTCCGGCCTGGCCGCCAAATTCTTCTCCCCATATAAAAGCTTGCTCAAAATGGATACTTTTGGCGTTTACCGGCCTTGTCTAAGCGGAGTGCGAGGTCCTCGTAGCTAACAAGCCATTCATCTTGGGAAGGCTTTTTCGTGTGATAGGCTTGCGCCTCCCTGCTCGGATGCGGGCTAAGAACCTCTCATTGTAGATTCCCTTACGATTAACTCAGTGGGTAAGGAAATTGCCTGGACTGGGTAATTCTGCTTTTGAATATGTTTTATCAATACTTCGCAGCTTTTGCGCCCGATCTCATAAGCAGGCTCTGCGATAGTGGATAGCGATGGCGAGATGATCCTGGAAGCCGGATCATTAGTGAAGCCGATGACACCAACCTCCTTGCCGACTTCGATATTATGTTCCCTGAGCCAGAGAATAGCTCCAATTGCCTTTCGGTCGTTGACAGAGAAGATGGCATCGGGCGTCTCCGCGCCCGAAAATAAGACATTCATATCATGGCGACCGTTCTCATCGCTGAACCCCGAATGGATAATTCCGAAAGATTCAAGACTATGCTTCTTTAAGGTGTCCAGATAACCCTGCATGCGCTGTTGCGTGAGATTCAGGCCGGGGGGACCGGCAAGATGGGCAATCCGCGTATATCCTTGTGAAATAAGATGTTCGGTGGCGGTACACGCACCCGTGTAATCGTCCTGCACTACAACAGAGGTTTTAACAGATTCCGGCACGCGGTCGAAGAAGACCAGCGGCATATCGGCTTCGATGAGCTCTTCAAAATGGCTTAAATCGGTAGTTTCACAGGTAATGCAGGCAAGCAGGCCGTCCACACTGCTCAAAGACAACTCCCGCACGACTTTGGTTTCCCAGTAAGCTGCGTCGTTGGTCAGATAGAGCATTACCTGATAGTTTTGCTCCAAAGCATATTCCTGAATACCTGTGATTACGGTCGAAAAATAGTAGTTTGTGATCGCCGGTATAATCACCGCTATTTTATGTGTACCGCTTTTGACCAGTCCGGTCGCATTAAAATTAGGACGGTAATTCATTTTCGAGGCCGTATCGAGGACGAGCTGCCTTGTCTCAGCGCTTACATCGTAGGTATCTCTCAGCGCCCGCGAAACGGTAGCCACCGAGATGCCAAGCGCTTTGGCGATATCCTTAATCGTCGTTACTCTTTTCGTCATGAAATTCAGGCTACTCGCAGCATTGGAATGAAATTCCGGTTTCGATAACGTTCTCGCTACTATTTAAAGCAAATATCTGGAATGCCGCTATAAAACATTGTAAAATTGTACGATTGCAAATGTTTTTTTGGATTTATACCAAATCAGAGCAAATGAAAAAGCGGGATTTTTTGAAAATAGCCAGCCTGGGCTCATTAGGAATGGCTGGTGCCGGCTCAGGTGTAATCGCATCGCCGGCGAATGCGCTCGTGCGTGACCGGAAGCAGCTCTTTAATATGAGCGGTTACGCCGCTCCCAAAATGGATGTTGTGCGTATGGGATATATCGGCATGGGTAACCGCGGCGGCGGGGCTATCAAGCGCATCGTACACCTGGCCAGCGTTCAAGTGAAAGGTGTGGCCGACATAGTTCCCGAGAAGGCCAATAAGGCCAAAAAGTTCCTGACTGACGCCGGACATACCCCTGACGCATATTCCGGCTCGCCCGATGCCTGGAAGAAGCTCTGCAAGCGGGACGATATCGACCTGATTTACATTTGCACGCCATGGAGCCTGCACACGCCAATGGCATTGTATGCGATGGAGCACGGCAAACATGTAGCAACCGAAATCCCCGCCGCGACAACCGTAGAAGATTGCTGGAAGCTGGTGGAAACTTCCGAACGCAACAAAAAGCATTGCATGATGCTTGAAAACTGCTGCTATGATTTTTTTGAACTGTTAACATTAAATATGGCCCGGCAGGGCTATTTTGGCGAAATAGTCCATGTGGAAGGTGCTTATATCCACGACATTTTTGAATCACTGTTTGAAAAGGACAAACGTTTCGACCTCTGGCGACTGAAAGAAAACCAGCGTAACGGAAATTTGTATCCTACTCATGGATTAGGCCCCGTAGCGCAGGTCCTGGATATTAACCGCGGCGATAAAATGGATTTTCTGACATCGGTCGCCAGCAACGATTTCATGCTGCAAGCCAGAGCGAACGAACTGGCGGCAAAAGATCCCGATTTTAAGAAATTCGCGGGCCAGTCTTATCGTGGTAATATGAACACCACGACCATTAAAACAAATAAGGGAAAAACAATCATGTTGCAGCATGATGTATCCTCTCCCCGCCCCTATTCGCGTCTGCATCTCATCAGCGGTACCAAAGGTGCGGCACAAAAATATCCTTTGCCCGAGGACGGGACTTCGGGCAGGATTTCGCATGGCCATGAATGGATCAAGCCTGACGAATTCAAAGCGCTTGAACAGAAGTATCAACCCGAAATCGTCAAAAAAGTGGGAGAGCTGGCCAAAAAAGTGGGAGGGCACGGAGGAATGGACTTTCTGATGGACTGGCGGCTGATTGACTGCCTCCGCAACGGGTTACCGCTGGATCAGGACGTATATGACGCTGCGTCGTGGAGCGTAATAGCACCTTTGAGTGAATGGTCGGTTGCCAACAGATCCAATTCGATCGATATTCCTGACTTTACAAACGGGTCGTGGAAGAAGAACAAGCCTGTCGACATCGCATTGAAGGAGGGCGGCAATACTGAAGTAAAATCATAAAAATATGAAAATCACTATTTCGGAGACAAAGGAAGAACTGGGGCAATGTGCAGGTGCCTATGCGGCGGGCATCATTAAAGATACAATCCGGCGGCAGGGGTATGCCAATGTAGTCCTTGCAACAGGTACCAGCCAGTTCGAAACGCTGAAACAACTTGTCAGCGAAAAGGAAATCGATTGGTCGAAGGTTACGATGTTTCATTTGGACGAATATATCGGTTTGCCCGTAACTCATCCGGCCAGCTTTCGGAAATATCTGCGGGAACGGTTCCTGTCGCAAGTTCCTCCATTAAAAGCGGTTTATCTGATCAATGGGGAAAACGACCTCGATAAAGAGCTGACCTATCTGTCGGGACACATCAGCGAACATCCCATTGACGTCGCATTGGTAGGCATTGGCGAGAATGGACATCTGGCGTTTAATGATCCACCGGCAGATTTCCATACGGAAGCCCCTTACCTGGTCGTGAATCTCGATGAGCCCTGCCGTCGCCAGCAGATGGGCGAGGGCTGGTTCGGGTCTTTGGACGAAGTGCCGTTGCAGGCAATCAGTATGTCGGTGCGGCAAATCATGAAATCGCAACACATTGTGTGCTCGGTGCCTGACGAGCGAAAGGCGGTCGCTGTTAAAAACAGTTTGGAGAGCGAAGTAAGCAACATTTTCCCCGCAAGTATTTTGCAGTTGCATTCGCATTGCGCATTCTTTCTCGACCGGGAATCGGCCGGACTACTGACAGGCAAAGAGGCGGTCGACGGCGGGCGTGGCGTGGAAATGCCCAAATGATCTTTGCATTTTAGGGTAAAAGCGGTGGTCGAGTAACTTCTATTTCAAACAGTTATCCTAAACCTATGGAAGCACCGTCTGCAATATTTCAAAAGGAAGCAAAAGCGGGGCATGTACCCGGGCGGCTGGCGTCGATCGATGCTCTGCGGGGATTCGATATGCTGATGATTGCCGGCGGGGGGCAGTTCATTGCCACGCTGGGCGGAAAAACCGGCATTCCCCTGATTGATTCGGTAGCCGCACAGTTTGAGCACCCTGCGTGGAATGGCTTTACTTTCTATGATTTTATTTTCCCGTTGTTTCTCTTCCTGGCGGGAACGTCGCTGGCATTCAGCGTCACAGGTGCCCTCGCGAAGGGTGTTTCGCAAACGGTGATCAGGAACAAGGTTTTTAAAAGAATGCTGATCCTGATCGCACTGGGTATTCTCGATAAAAATGCACCGATGGATATTTTCGACCCCGCGCACATCCGCTACGGAAGCGTACTCGGGCGCATCGGACTTGCTACATTCATTTCCGCGTTGCTGTACATGAAATTTAGTACAAACCGGCGGTTGTACATAGCCGCGGGTATCCTGGTGATGTATTATCTGACGCTGATATTGGTACCTGTGCCGGGATTCGGTGCCGGAGATCTTTCTTTTGAGGGAAATCTGGTAGGCTGGATCGACCGGAATTTCATGCCCGGTATATTGAAACAAGGTACCTACGACGAGTTGGCATTGCTTACGCAGCTTCCGGCATTGTGCCTGACCATTTTCGGTACAGGCGCCGGGGATTTCCTGCTTGAACAAGACGCTGCCGGCCCGAAACTCCGTAAATTGTTTATTTTCGGGTTGGCGGGCATCGTCGCGGGATTAGCCTGGAATGCGGTTCTCCCGATCAATAAACACCTTTGGTCGAGTTCCTTTATCATGCTTACCTCTGGAATGGCATTTGTAATGCTGGCAACCTTCTACTGGTTGATTGACGTGAAAGGTTACCGGAAATGGGCGTTTTTTTTCCGTGTTATCGGTTTAAACTCGCTGGTAATTTATCTGGCGGTTCGCTTTATAGACTTTAATGAGTCGTCCCGGCTGCTTTTCGGCGGTATTTACAAGCATGCCCCCGAAAATTGGCACGAGGTTTACAATGCGCTGGGTGGCTTCGTGCTCGTCTGGTTGTTCCTCTATTTTCTTTACCGCCAGAAAATATTCGTTAAAGTTTAGGCTATGAAAACCGTCGACGCAGACCGCAATGCGGAGGAATTATCCAGAAGAACATTTTTAAAAAACACGGCCGGTACTGTCGCATTTTCGTTAGCGGTAGCGCTTCCATAGGCGCGGCCGCCCCGTTTTTTAATGCAGACAGCAATCCTATCCCTTCTATGGCATCAGAAAAAAGCCTGATTGGCGCTTATGGGCCCTGGGCGGCCTCGTTACTCCCGTCCATGCCACCTCTTTCATTTCGTAATTCCAAATGGAGTAATGTCGACACCTGGCGAAAAGAGGCTCTTCAAAAAACAGCCGAATTGGTTTCGGCACCACCAAAGCCGCCGTTGCCGGAAGTTACTGTCCGAAAAAAGTATACTTACGATGGCCTTGAAATAGAAGAGCTCGCCTGGCAGTTGCCCTACGGGCGCCCTACCGAAGCAGTTTTACTCAAACCGATCGGGGTTACCAAGCCGTTACCCGGTATTCTGGGCCTTCATGACCACGCGGCGATGAAGTATTTCGGCTTAAGAAAAATCGTCAAAACGTCGGACGACCAGCATCCGATATTGAAGGAGCACCAACGAACGGATTACGGCGGGCGGGCCTGGGCGAACGAGATCGCAAAACTGGGTTATGCGGTGCTCGTGCACGATGCCTATGCATTCGGGAGCAGGAGGGTCTATTATGGGGACACAAAAGGACTGAATTGGGGCTCGGTCAGCACGGAAGGAAAATCGGATGCCGATCCCGAGAAGGAAGACAATATCCGCGCCTACAACGAATGGTCGTCGGAGCATGAACATGTTATGTCCAAATCGCTTTTTTCGGCAGGTACGACATGGCCAGGCGTGTTTCTGACCGAAGATCAGGTTGCATTGGATATCCTGGCCAGCCGGAAAGAAGTAGATGCAAATCGTTTGGGTTGTGGCGGGCTTTCGGGAGGCGGCTTGCGGACAGTTTACCTCGGCGGCCTCGATCCTCGCATTAAATGTGCCGTGTGTGTCGGGTTTATGACTACCTGGAAGGATCTGATCTTAAATAAATCATTCAACCACACCTGGATGACTTATACGCCGCTGCTGCCCAAATACCTCGATTTTCCTGAGATCCTGGGTTTAAGAGCACCCTTGCCTACACTGGTTTTAAACAACAATCAGGACGAACTGTACACGCTTCCGGAAATGAAGAATGCGGACGTCATTCTAACCGAAGTATTCAAAAAAGCGGGTGCTTCCGACAAATACAAAGCCAGTTTTTACGATGGCCCGCACAAATTCGACGCAGATATGCAGCGAGAGGCGTTTGAATGGTTCAGGAAGTGGCTTTAAGGTAAATTTCAGCCCAGCGGAGATCTTCGGGCGTAGTGATCTTGATATTTTCATAGGCTCCGTCGATCAGCCGGATGTTGTAACCCCAGGCTTCAAGCACGCTCGCGCAATCGGTGAACGATTCGTGGTAATCGGCGGTGAATGCGGCGCGCATCCAGGTAGAGCGGAATGTCTGAGGTGTCTGGATGAGCCTGAACAGCGTGCGGTCCATGGCTTTATTACCTTCGTTCTGGCCTACAATCCGGATCGAATCCTTCAAGGGCACACTCACCACCGCCGCACCGTGCAGCGCGGCTTTTTCAAAGCTATCGGCGATGATTTCGCGGGAGATCACCGGGCGCACGCCGTCGTGAACGGCAATCAGGCATTCTTTTATGCAGGTAATACTGTTTAACCCGTTTTTGACAGAATGGAAACGTGTTGCTCCGCCTGCTACCAGCTGATGGGCAATCTTGAAGTCATGTTTTTGACACAATTCTTCCCAAAAATCGAATTGTTCCGACGGCAGCACTACAATAATATGCAGACTTTCCGAGTAACCGGCAAACGCCCGGATGGTATGCATGAGCACCGGCAGGCCGTTGACGGGCAGAAACTGCTTGGGAATGTCGCTTTTCATCCGGCTTCCGTTTCCGCCGGCCACAATGATCACATATTCTTGCATGGAATCGATTGAGAACAAAAAGGCCAT harbors:
- a CDS encoding LacI family DNA-binding transcriptional regulator — encoded protein: MTKRVTTIKDIAKALGISVATVSRALRDTYDVSAETRQLVLDTASKMNYRPNFNATGLVKSGTHKIAVIIPAITNYYFSTVITGIQEYALEQNYQVMLYLTNDAAYWETKVVRELSLSSVDGLLACITCETTDLSHFEELIEADMPLVFFDRVPESVKTSVVVQDDYTGACTATEHLISQGYTRIAHLAGPPGLNLTQQRMQGYLDTLKKHSLESFGIIHSGFSDENGRHDMNVLFSGAETPDAIFSVNDRKAIGAILWLREHNIEVGKEVGVIGFTNDPASRIISPSLSTIAEPAYEIGRKSCEVLIKHIQKQNYPVQAISLPTELIVRESTMRGS
- a CDS encoding Gfo/Idh/MocA family oxidoreductase; protein product: MKKRDFLKIASLGSLGMAGAGSGVIASPANALVRDRKQLFNMSGYAAPKMDVVRMGYIGMGNRGGGAIKRIVHLASVQVKGVADIVPEKANKAKKFLTDAGHTPDAYSGSPDAWKKLCKRDDIDLIYICTPWSLHTPMALYAMEHGKHVATEIPAATTVEDCWKLVETSERNKKHCMMLENCCYDFFELLTLNMARQGYFGEIVHVEGAYIHDIFESLFEKDKRFDLWRLKENQRNGNLYPTHGLGPVAQVLDINRGDKMDFLTSVASNDFMLQARANELAAKDPDFKKFAGQSYRGNMNTTTIKTNKGKTIMLQHDVSSPRPYSRLHLISGTKGAAQKYPLPEDGTSGRISHGHEWIKPDEFKALEQKYQPEIVKKVGELAKKVGGHGGMDFLMDWRLIDCLRNGLPLDQDVYDAASWSVIAPLSEWSVANRSNSIDIPDFTNGSWKKNKPVDIALKEGGNTEVKS
- a CDS encoding glucosamine-6-phosphate deaminase, whose translation is MKITISETKEELGQCAGAYAAGIIKDTIRRQGYANVVLATGTSQFETLKQLVSEKEIDWSKVTMFHLDEYIGLPVTHPASFRKYLRERFLSQVPPLKAVYLINGENDLDKELTYLSGHISEHPIDVALVGIGENGHLAFNDPPADFHTEAPYLVVNLDEPCRRQQMGEGWFGSLDEVPLQAISMSVRQIMKSQHIVCSVPDERKAVAVKNSLESEVSNIFPASILQLHSHCAFFLDRESAGLLTGKEAVDGGRGVEMPK
- a CDS encoding DUF5009 domain-containing protein, with the protein product MEAPSAIFQKEAKAGHVPGRLASIDALRGFDMLMIAGGGQFIATLGGKTGIPLIDSVAAQFEHPAWNGFTFYDFIFPLFLFLAGTSLAFSVTGALAKGVSQTVIRNKVFKRMLILIALGILDKNAPMDIFDPAHIRYGSVLGRIGLATFISALLYMKFSTNRRLYIAAGILVMYYLTLILVPVPGFGAGDLSFEGNLVGWIDRNFMPGILKQGTYDELALLTQLPALCLTIFGTGAGDFLLEQDAAGPKLRKLFIFGLAGIVAGLAWNAVLPINKHLWSSSFIMLTSGMAFVMLATFYWLIDVKGYRKWAFFFRVIGLNSLVIYLAVRFIDFNESSRLLFGGIYKHAPENWHEVYNALGGFVLVWLFLYFLYRQKIFVKV
- a CDS encoding 2-C-methyl-D-erythritol 4-phosphate cytidylyltransferase — translated: MQEYVIIVAGGNGSRMKSDIPKQFLPVNGLPVLMHTIRAFAGYSESLHIIVVLPSEQFDFWEELCQKHDFKIAHQLVAGGATRFHSVKNGLNSITCIKECLIAVHDGVRPVISREIIADSFEKAALHGAAVVSVPLKDSIRIVGQNEGNKAMDRTLFRLIQTPQTFRSTWMRAAFTADYHESFTDCASVLEAWGYNIRLIDGAYENIKITTPEDLRWAEIYLKATS